TACAGCATCAGGAGTAATGGGAGGTACCAATGTGGTGTCTTCAGCCAACACaactagtagtagtagtagtaaccacaatcataataatagttttaATGCTACTGGTGGTCTTGGAATCGGTACAACTACAGGAAGTATTCGATCAGCATCACCTCATCGATTATTCGAAAGTCCTAATATTCCTAAACATGAACGTATACCATCGGCTACAAGTGCATATTCTAGTGGTGatgaaatattaattaGTCCTCTGTTAATGATTCATCAAGATGAACGTAATCATCATTCAAGAAGTAGTAGTTTACCATATTTACAAACAGTTACAAAACAACCAAGTTTCCTGTATTtgaatcataatcatattATTCGAGATTTTTCATCACCGAATTCATCAGATCTGGAAGATACTAAATCAAATGCATTATTACGAGTTCAAAGAAGACGTGAAAGTTCTCGTATGTCAACTGAGTTGTTACtgggtggtggtggtaccACTAGTAATACAAACACTGGTGGAACTAGTAGCAACAATAGTAGTTTAATTATTGCTGATCTTGATGTATTATATTGTGAACCTATTTCAGTGATTCGTCATAGTGTggtgaaattattagagaaAGCTGGATGTATAGTAGTTTCAGTTACTGATGGagaagaattaattaaaagaGCAACATCACAagttaaatttgatttaattttcaCTGGCTTAAAAATATCTAAAGTTGATGCTATAGATGCtgttaaattaattaaatttactAGTGGGAAAAATCGTAATACCCCAATAATTGGAATTACTgagaataaaaataaaattgatgatattactactagtactacatttgattatattattgaacCTAGTCTTGAAGCTATTTCTAAAGTTTGTCGGATATTACGTAGCTAGAACAGTTGTGTACGGTTTTTTAGGAAAAGCAATTGactttgattgttgttgtagagatgatgatgtgtaccaattgtttttttttttctccacCCCCTTAAGGGTCGAGATGGAGTGTCTAGCGACGAacgaaaatgaaaatggaaCGAGGAAAATATAAAGCAAGGCAAAGCAAGggaaacttttttttgggccaacaaagaaagaaagaaaagacaGATCATATTTGCATACAAAGAACAGAACAAggtacaacaacaaattcaacTCAACAATCTTTTCAACACTCACACACTCAACACACCCACACTTTGAATTTGAGCCcctacttttttttcttttaaacaCACTCCACTCACACactctttctttctttttatatcaatcaagaattattacaatAACTAACAATAGACAAAATGGTATCTGcagaatttgaagaaaaagtatGTATGAACAACGGCTATTAACCAATTGGTCAATTGAGATCAATTAGTATCAATTTGCCCCCGCCCTCCTTACACGTAGTTCAATTGGCTAACATACACCCATTCCCTTTATCTAGGCTAATCAAGTTTCCAATTTATCTAAAAGACCAAGcgatgatgaattattgaaattgtatGGATTATATAAACAAGCTACTGttggtgataataatactgACAAACCAGGtacttttgattttaagGGTAAATATAAATGGCAAGCTTGGAAAGATTTAGAAGGTAAAAGTCAAGAAGATGCcgaaaaagaatatattgCCTTTGCAACTGAATTGATTTCTAAATACAATTAGATTGCTGTGTTGCTctttatttctattttattgaaGATCTATATACACGCgtatatatatgttttctaataatataaaGTGTTGATTACTTTCTTCTTGATAATAACtgttttattgttgttttaatttattattgctaCTGCTGTAAAGttgtatttgtttaaatgaatgaattaataatatcaatggTAATAACAAATAAGGCGTATAAATAGctaataaattaatcaattggtAATCCAGCAATTGGAAATTTCtatattcaataattaGCCAAATTAGGCAAACAAAAGTAGTAAATCCAGCATTAAATCCATATATCATACTccataaataataattcacaTCTAAAGAATTAGGAGAAAGCAATttataaatgaaataaaaaaacaatggTAATTGAAATACTAATTCAACGAAtccaaatattttgaacCAAGTTTGAGGATATGCTAATAagatatcattattagtggttatatgaaaatttaaaattgatttagtGATAgataattgatattgttcAGGAAtaacaattgatgaatcaatGAAAATTGTGATTGGGATATGAATAATGAAATACCACAAGTAtactttatcaattaatttcataattGTTGAATGTTGATTGGTGTCTATCAATTGGGACCGGCAGGGGTGGGATACTCTTCTGGGTGTTTTGCTTATATGTTCTTCAGAAGTTTCTGGAAttctattgttttttttttttttgttggattGACGTATGGTGGTTTTCTTGTTTAGATTTCTTGATTGTAGTTTAACCCACTTTTTCCTTCCCAGTCCATCGCACGCATTGCTGGTAGGAATTATTCTGATACTATGTTTGCAATAATCCAATTCATACAATGACAGACTGCAAAAAAATCTACTTCAAGATTATTTAAAGCTCATAACCTTAGCAATTAACTGAAAAACGAAAGAAAGATATTTGCATATCAACTACGTCATATTTTGTTCCAATTTCATGGGAATGAACTCAAACTAATCACCAGGTAAAGCAAGCAAATAGAATCTTTCTTTGGCGCTGTTATTAGTCTCCTAACTGTTTTTCCCCTAATcggttgttgttatttgaaaatagaaTATATTGTAATCATCAAGGACCCAGAGATTAGCTCATGGGGTTTATCTTAACAACACTTAATATCTATCCCAAAAAAACTATCAAGCCAATACTCCAGGAAATGATAAATCTGGGCACAGTTATTACAACTGACTGGTACCCATCAACCTTGGCTTGTAGGGCGGGCCAGAGTACTAGCCCTGTCTCCCGGTATTGTTACCAGGTTAGCCATATTATGGGCTCTGGCTTTAGACCCCTACTCTGGGATTGGCCATTTCCCTTGAGCTTAGGGACATCGGCCTttggctctggctctggctctggctctggctctggctctggctctggctctggctctggctctggctctggctctggccCTGACCCTGACCCTAACCCTAACCCCAACCCTAGCCCTTGGTGGCACTGGCTTTGAACTTATTGTTCCCAGCAGCCCAGCCTTTCTGGCCAAGGGTAGACCAGTCCCATGATGTGTGTTGGCGCTAGAGATGGTACAAATGTTGGCAACCGGCGCAACCGTACCCCAGGATAGGATCAAACCGTCCCAGCGGTGGCTCTCGTACCCCCACTTTGTACCTAACGCCCTGCTTATGAGAGATGCGCTGCACTATGGAGAAGAGTTTCGAATCCGTGGATCACCAACTACGTCTTCCTCGGACCTACTTCTTCCTCCCAAATAGCACCATTCATAACATCGTATCTCCTATCCCCCAGAATATCGTATCCTATACATAATATACAAGTAATATATATCAAGACCTTTTAAGCTAGCACACAAGGTTTTATAATCAGCTTTTGAAGACCAATATAATACAGCAGCAacttattatttgtttttatcttttttaaGTCTTTTTTATGttcttttatcttttttttgatcgtttttgatcttttttctattttttatGTCTTATATTATACTTCTTTATAGCTTGTTTTATACTCTTAtgtctttttttatatttgttttgcatttttgcatattttttattttgttttgcgTTTTTgcatctttttttgttcattttcatttgacAGTTTGACAATATAGCAtcttttataaattattaagcAATACCTTGGTaatatattgattcaatagTGAATGTAAGGATATGTTTTAATTATAATAGCAGCTTCAGCAGGGAACTTCAATTTCTAGGAAGATTTGtatttaatattgattggACAGTTTTATACGTGATTGGACAGttagttttaatttattcttAACGTGAATTTATGACTAGGGAAtagtaatattaattttcaaatctacTTCAGGAGTCTTATAATATAACAAATCTATTAtgcattttgtttttgattttttatatttgattattttttttttttaagttttgattgtgttttttttttgcataaTGTTCTCCAACAAGTATTCATACAATAGGTTCCAGGCAAGTTAAGAAAATCAGTTTATGGAATTGGctttaaaatcaacatGAGGAGTCTTATCTGATATACCATTAGTTATACTAAGCgtcatttttttaatttgtatttttttcattttttatttgcattttatatttgtatttgtgtTTTTTAACCGCATATTGTGCTccaataaaaattcaaataacaGTGGAAAGCGCCTTGGTTATTCATCTACTTTCTGAATGGACATGGATTTCGAAACACGTTTTAGGAgtcttttaatttataacaacaactttatTATGAGGTTTTTtgtgcttttttttttgtttttgtttcatttttttattatttatttggtttcttttcctCATAATGGTGCTCCAATAAATATCCAAACGTTAGCTTCACCCTGCATGCTTTGGATCCGCCATGAATGGATGTAATTTCAATAGCGGTTTCAGGAGACTTatttaatataaaaatactTCTATtatgtgtttttttttagtattcttttcattttaatttatatttttatattattgatttgtttcttttgcACATAATGATGCTCCAATAACAATCCAAACAGCAGCAGTGAATAGCGCCATGGTTATCCATATTGTTACCTGATGATGTCGATTTTGTTAACCGCTTGAGGAGTCTTATTttatataacaataaccCTATTATGcgttctttttttgtatttttttaatgtattatttatatttttatatttttgatttgtatttttaatCGCATAATGATGCTCCAACAAGCTTCCATATAAGAGATAAGATTCCTGGTTCcttgaatgaatgaaatggattttgaaagttgattttaaatgaaaagaagaaaaaaaaaagtggtggaaagttgcaaaaaaaaactggcGCCAAAAGGAGTTTATATagttttataaattttgtcgcaaatataaagaattatttagtGTAGCAAATCAAAGTTGGTTGCAAAACCTTTCTGTGtaaagttgaaaataaCTAGCAGCGGCAAATTTCAAGTAAGGTAAAATACAATTAATAAGCCTATTTGCATTCATTAGAACAGTATTTGAAGCAGATTACAATGCTTTTCTTGTTTAGAAAGcacaataaaacaaaatgaattgatcaTACAAGATTTAGAAAAGTGAAAGTcagcagtagtagtaatagtcAGAACTATGACAGGTATCTAGTGATTCTATAACACTAGAGTCATGTCGTCTGAATAGAAACAATGAGCCCTTGAAAATTTCAGACCGGCTGTTGAACTAACATGGTCATATGAACAACACTTATTCTCTTTAGTGTATAAATTACCGCCAAAGCTGCAATGAATTTCATATCACCCACAAATAAGACATACATATTTTTGTATGTCTTTTAACGTATGGTGTATCGCAATATCAGCCACAATTGAAGAATCCAAGGAAGGTCAAGGGTATCTGCAACcatttgaaacaaacaagcATCGGTCCATAGATGTGAAAGATACTGTACTG
This sequence is a window from Candida dubliniensis CD36 chromosome 7, complete sequence. Protein-coding genes within it:
- a CDS encoding acyl-coA-binding protein, putative (Similar to S. cerevisiae ACB1;~has been marked up in CGD, but is not yet in UniProt (as of May 2007);~spliced gene) — protein: MVSAEFEEKANQVSNLSKRPSDDELLKLYGLYKQATVGDNNTDKPGTFDFKGKYKWQAWKDLEGKSQEDAEKEYIAFATELISKYN